The Phycisphaeraceae bacterium genome has a segment encoding these proteins:
- a CDS encoding SPOR domain-containing protein, producing the protein MRIANGLAGVITAALALLPLPGCATNEKAPEGSSLTSVKMAASPELATAVDDYREARYPQAYERARTLARSSTSPVREQAAWVAGLAAYQMQKLDEAELQFMASERSQDPRLVTDSRIMMGDVRVLQNRWRDAASFYREAAKGLSGEERSRVLGYADVADRYAAERTAGTAGVTGNMSGIASTGSTPIASAGGAPPSRGSDSSAGGAARSQASGPFSLQAGAFQNEANARRRANEVASQARQAGLGEPRVQRTRDTGGREFWVVRIGSFPTRQGAEEARSRVASLGLIITNAS; encoded by the coding sequence ATGCGAATCGCCAACGGACTTGCTGGAGTGATCACTGCGGCACTGGCGCTTCTGCCTCTGCCCGGCTGCGCCACGAACGAGAAGGCCCCCGAGGGCTCGAGCCTGACCTCGGTGAAGATGGCCGCGTCGCCCGAGCTTGCGACGGCGGTCGACGACTATCGCGAGGCGCGGTATCCGCAGGCCTATGAGCGCGCCCGAACGCTGGCCCGCAGCTCCACGAGCCCGGTGCGGGAGCAGGCGGCGTGGGTCGCCGGGCTCGCCGCGTACCAGATGCAGAAACTCGACGAGGCCGAGCTTCAGTTCATGGCTTCGGAGCGGAGCCAGGATCCGCGTCTCGTCACCGACTCGAGGATCATGATGGGCGATGTGCGCGTGCTCCAGAACCGCTGGCGCGATGCGGCGAGCTTCTATCGCGAGGCGGCGAAGGGGCTCTCCGGAGAGGAGCGATCGCGTGTCCTCGGGTATGCCGATGTCGCCGACCGCTATGCCGCGGAGCGCACTGCAGGCACGGCGGGGGTCACCGGGAACATGTCGGGCATCGCCTCGACGGGGTCGACGCCGATTGCGAGCGCAGGTGGAGCGCCTCCGTCACGCGGGTCTGATTCTTCGGCGGGTGGAGCGGCTCGAAGTCAGGCGTCCGGCCCCTTCTCACTTCAGGCGGGCGCTTTCCAGAATGAAGCGAACGCCCGTCGACGGGCCAATGAAGTCGCGTCGCAGGCTCGGCAGGCGGGCCTCGGCGAGCCGCGGGTGCAGCGCACGCGTGATACGGGCGGGCGCGAGTTCTGGGTGGTGCGCATTGGATCCTTCCCCACCCGGCAGGGCGCTGAAGAGGCGCGATCGCGCGTGGCGTCACTCGGGCTCATCATCACCAACGCAAGCTGA
- a CDS encoding aminotransferase class V-fold PLP-dependent enzyme, with the protein MPQAIAPPAPLWTGESAPAFLLDPSITYLNHGSFGAVPVELMDSQERWRRAIESRPIELLGRRVSELMAPSKRAVAELLHCQPAEVGFVTNATEAINGVLASLQFEPGDELLTTSHVYNAIRQAMKWTARRWGASVRECPLPLPCRSADELARTIIDALRPETRLLVIDHVTSATALILPIEPIIAVCRQRGIPLLIDGAHAPGMIPVDLAALDADFYTANLHKWLFVPKGCGILRVSEAWRSRIHPAVVSHFLGEGFEREFDWQGTRDISPWVVAAEALDFFRRLGPERVMSHNHALACWAHAHLCERLDSEPLSPLDGSLLGSMATVRLPERFRPKFESIEALGAHLYEKERIEVPVIDFEGHWHVRVSAQIYNRPHDYERLGEALLRAAPA; encoded by the coding sequence ATGCCTCAGGCCATCGCACCGCCGGCACCCCTCTGGACCGGCGAATCGGCTCCCGCCTTCCTACTTGACCCATCCATCACCTACCTGAACCACGGCTCCTTCGGGGCAGTGCCGGTGGAGCTCATGGACTCCCAGGAGCGCTGGCGGCGAGCCATCGAGTCGCGTCCCATCGAGCTCCTTGGTCGGCGGGTCTCCGAGTTGATGGCTCCCTCGAAGAGGGCCGTCGCGGAACTTCTTCACTGCCAGCCCGCCGAGGTCGGCTTCGTGACGAATGCAACCGAGGCGATCAACGGTGTGCTCGCGTCGCTTCAGTTCGAGCCGGGCGATGAACTGCTCACGACCTCGCATGTCTACAACGCCATCCGGCAGGCGATGAAGTGGACGGCGAGGCGCTGGGGCGCCTCGGTGCGCGAGTGTCCGCTGCCGTTGCCGTGCCGCTCAGCGGATGAGCTCGCACGCACGATCATCGACGCGCTGCGACCCGAGACACGCCTGCTCGTCATCGATCATGTCACCTCGGCGACGGCGCTCATTCTCCCGATCGAGCCGATCATCGCCGTGTGTCGGCAGCGCGGCATTCCGCTCCTGATCGATGGCGCCCATGCGCCGGGCATGATCCCGGTGGATCTCGCGGCGCTCGATGCGGACTTCTACACCGCCAATCTGCACAAGTGGCTCTTCGTGCCGAAGGGCTGCGGCATTCTGCGCGTCTCGGAGGCGTGGCGCTCGCGCATCCATCCCGCGGTCGTGAGCCACTTCCTCGGCGAGGGATTCGAGCGGGAGTTCGACTGGCAGGGCACCCGCGACATTTCGCCCTGGGTGGTTGCGGCCGAGGCGCTCGACTTCTTCCGCCGCCTGGGTCCGGAGCGCGTCATGAGTCACAACCATGCGCTCGCATGCTGGGCCCATGCGCATCTCTGCGAGCGCCTCGACTCCGAGCCGCTCTCGCCCCTCGATGGGTCACTGCTCGGCTCGATGGCCACAGTGCGCTTGCCGGAGCGCTTCCGACCGAAGTTCGAGAGCATCGAGGCGCTTGGGGCGCACCTCTACGAGAAGGAGCGGATCGAAGTGCCAGTGATCGACTTCGAGGGCCACTGGCATGTTCGAGTGAGTGCGCAGATCTACAACCGACCGCATGACTACGAGCGACTTGGTGAAGCGCTTCTCCGCGCCGCGCCTGCGTGA
- a CDS encoding AMP-binding protein: MRLLRQIERRLLLRPWKVLIHDDQRAWRAITLLMAAWHLAREIDQRTRRSAVGIMLPTSGLFPAAVLASWMTGRVIVPLNYLLSPDDLQYVATDSGLDTVVTVQPMLDFIGGLPTGVTPLLMEKVNYKGLPRPRLGPSRGDDELACLLYTSGTSARPKGVMLSAGNLASNVSQCVEWAKFDSRDVVLGVLPQFHSFGLTVLTLLPLAVGGTAVYTAKFVPKRILELAGQHRPTALVAIPSMYNALRLLKSGTAADFASLRYCVSGGEPLPQAVMEGFRERFGITICEGYGLTETSPVTNWCRPDEYRWRSVGRPLPGVEQRIVGPQDEVLPAGEDGEVRIKGPNVMLGYHNLPEQTRDAFDSEGYFRTGDMGRFDDDGHLRITGRIKEMLIIAGENVFPREIEEVLNRHDAVKDSAVIGMPDGSRGEVALAFVELKEGMQATEHELRAHCRTQLAQFKVPREVRVLSALPRNATGKIVRRQLSPATAAPQER; this comes from the coding sequence ATGAGATTGCTCCGCCAGATCGAGCGCAGGCTCCTGCTTCGGCCCTGGAAGGTCCTCATCCACGATGACCAGCGGGCGTGGCGCGCCATCACCCTGCTGATGGCGGCGTGGCACCTGGCCCGCGAAATCGACCAGCGCACCCGGCGTTCGGCGGTGGGCATCATGCTCCCGACTTCGGGCCTCTTTCCCGCCGCGGTGCTGGCGAGTTGGATGACAGGCCGGGTCATCGTGCCGCTCAACTACCTCCTGTCGCCGGATGATCTCCAGTATGTCGCCACCGACTCCGGCCTCGACACGGTGGTCACGGTGCAGCCGATGCTCGACTTCATCGGCGGCCTGCCGACCGGGGTCACGCCGCTCCTGATGGAGAAGGTGAACTACAAGGGGCTGCCCCGACCACGGCTCGGCCCCTCGCGCGGCGATGATGAACTCGCCTGCCTCCTCTACACCTCGGGCACCTCGGCGCGACCGAAGGGAGTCATGCTCAGTGCTGGCAACCTGGCGAGCAATGTGAGCCAGTGCGTCGAGTGGGCGAAGTTCGACTCGCGCGATGTGGTCCTGGGAGTGCTGCCTCAGTTCCACTCCTTCGGCCTGACGGTGCTGACGCTGCTCCCGCTCGCCGTCGGAGGCACGGCGGTTTACACCGCGAAGTTCGTTCCGAAGCGCATCCTCGAACTCGCGGGACAGCATCGTCCGACGGCGCTGGTGGCGATCCCCTCGATGTACAACGCGCTGCGGTTGCTCAAGAGCGGCACAGCCGCGGACTTCGCCTCGCTGCGCTACTGCGTCTCAGGCGGAGAACCGCTTCCGCAGGCGGTCATGGAAGGCTTCCGTGAGCGATTCGGCATCACCATCTGCGAGGGCTATGGTCTCACCGAGACCTCACCCGTGACCAACTGGTGCCGACCCGATGAGTATCGCTGGCGCAGCGTCGGTCGCCCGCTGCCCGGAGTCGAGCAGCGCATCGTGGGCCCGCAGGATGAAGTCCTGCCCGCTGGGGAAGATGGCGAGGTGCGCATCAAGGGACCGAATGTGATGCTCGGCTACCACAACCTGCCCGAGCAGACGCGCGACGCCTTCGACTCGGAGGGGTATTTCCGCACCGGCGACATGGGGCGCTTCGACGACGATGGTCACCTGCGGATCACCGGCCGGATCAAGGAGATGCTCATCATCGCGGGTGAGAATGTCTTCCCCCGCGAGATCGAGGAGGTCCTCAATCGCCATGACGCGGTCAAGGATTCGGCGGTCATCGGCATGCCCGACGGCAGTCGCGGCGAAGTGGCGCTGGCGTTCGTCGAACTGAAGGAAGGCATGCAGGCGACCGAGCATGAACTCCGCGCCCACTGCCGCACGCAGCTTGCGCAGTTCAAGGTGCCGCGCGAGGTCCGGGTCCTGAGCGCCCTGCCTCGCAATGCGACCGGCAAGATCGTGCGTCGTCAGCTCTCGCCCGCGACGGCGGCACCACAGGAGCGCTGA
- the lexA gene encoding transcriptional repressor LexA produces the protein MNRIPRTINLTPQQLRVFKLVREWRSRHGLSPTMQELADELGISKVTVFEHVEALIEKGALHRSANRARSLSIPDSALLPDEEKATAFPLVGRIAAGMPIERLEQSEELRLEEIFGPRRGQRGTLFALQVEGMSMRDEGIFDGDYVIVEQRNHARNGERVVALLPNGETTLKSYFKERSGQIRLQPANPEFPPIVVDECQIQGVVIGVLRRY, from the coding sequence ATGAACCGGATTCCACGAACCATCAATCTCACCCCGCAGCAGCTCCGAGTCTTCAAGCTGGTCCGCGAGTGGCGGAGCCGCCACGGCCTCTCTCCAACCATGCAAGAACTCGCCGACGAGCTCGGGATCAGCAAGGTGACGGTCTTCGAGCATGTGGAGGCTCTCATCGAGAAGGGCGCCCTGCACCGAAGTGCGAACAGGGCACGCTCTTTGTCCATACCTGACTCGGCCCTCCTGCCCGACGAAGAGAAGGCGACGGCGTTCCCGCTCGTGGGGCGGATCGCCGCAGGCATGCCGATCGAGCGCCTCGAGCAATCCGAGGAGCTGCGCCTCGAGGAGATCTTCGGGCCGCGCCGAGGGCAGCGAGGAACGCTGTTCGCCCTTCAGGTCGAGGGGATGAGCATGCGCGATGAGGGCATCTTCGATGGTGACTATGTCATCGTCGAGCAGCGCAATCACGCCCGCAACGGCGAGCGCGTGGTCGCCCTGCTTCCCAATGGCGAGACCACGCTCAAGAGCTACTTCAAGGAACGCAGCGGCCAGATCCGGTTGCAGCCGGCCAATCCTGAGTTTCCGCCCATCGTTGTCGATGAGTGCCAGATCCAGGGTGTTGTGATCGGCGTGCTCCGGCGCTATTGA